From Chlorocebus sabaeus isolate Y175 chromosome 15, mChlSab1.0.hap1, whole genome shotgun sequence, the proteins below share one genomic window:
- the SGO1 gene encoding shugoshin 1 isoform X2 codes for MAKERCLKKSFQDSLEDIKKRMKEKRNKNLAEIGKRRSFIAAPCQIITNTSTLLKNYQDNNKMLVLALENEKSKVREAQDIILQLRKECYYLTWQLYALKGKLTSQQTEEPAQNQEICSSGMDPNSDDNSRNLFVKDLPQIPLEETELPGQGELFQIEGTPPETHQSPHLKLKDITNVSLYPVVKIGRLSLSPKKNKESPAVALPKRRCTVSVNYKEPTLTSKLRRGDPFTDLCFLNSPIFKQKKDLRRSKKSMKQLQ; via the exons ATGGCCAAGGAAAGATGCCTGAAGAAGTCCTTTCAAGATAGTCTTGAAGACATAAAGAAGcgaatgaaagagaaaaggaataaaaacttGGCAGAGATTGGCAAACGCAGGTCTTTTATAGCTGCACCATGCCAAATAATCA CCAACACTTCTACGCTGCTGAAAAATTACcaagacaacaacaaaatgttagtTTTAgctttggaaaatgaaaaatccaAAGTGAGAGAAGCCCAAGATATCATCCTACAGCTGAGAAAAGAATGTTACTATCTCACATGGCAGCTATATGCATTGAAAGGAAAACTTACATCACAACAAACAGAAGAACCTGCTCAG AACCAGGAAATATGTTCCTCTGGAATGGACCCCAATAGCGATGACAACTCCAGAAATTTATTTGTGAAGGATTTACC GCAAATTCCTCTTGAAGAAACTGAACTTCCAGGACAAGGAGAGTTATTTCAAATAGAAG gtACACCACCTGAAACTCACCAGTCACCTCATCTTAAACTGAAGGATATCACCAATGTCTCCTTGTATCCTGTTGTGAAAATCGGAAggctttctctttctccaaaaaagaataaagaaagcccAGCAGTGGCTCTGCCTAAACGTAGGTGCACAGTCAGCGTGAACTATAAGGAGCCCACCCTCACTTC GAAACTGAGAAGAGGGGACCCTTTTACAGATTTGTGCTTTTTGAATTCTCCTATTTTCAAGCAGAAAAAGGATTTGAGACGTTCTAAAAAAAGTATGAAACAATTACAATGA
- the SGO1 gene encoding shugoshin 1 isoform X1, whose translation MAKERCLKKSFQDSLEDIKKRMKEKRNKNLAEIGKRRSFIAAPCQIITNTSTLLKNYQDNNKMLVLALENEKSKVREAQDIILQLRKECYYLTWQLYALKGKLTSQQTEEPAQNQEICSSGMDPNSDDNSRNLFVKDLPQIPLEETELPGQGELFQIEDQIPTIPQETLGFDFDSGEAKSTDNVLPRTVSVRSSLKKHCNSVCQFDSLDDFETSHLAGKSFEFERVGFLDPLVNMPENVQYNVCQWSKDQANLSLSKLIHPGTFTKTKEDILESKSEQTKSKQRDTQERKREEKRKANRRKSKPMSKYKENKSENKRTVSKKKMHKSVSSNDAYNFNLEEGVHLTPFRQKMSNDSNREENNESEVSLCESSGSGDDSDDLYLPTCKYILNPTSDSGTRPVTRPLAKRGLKYTDEKETEGSKPTKTPTSTPPETHQSPHLKLKDITNVSLYPVVKIGRLSLSPKKNKESPAVALPKRRCTVSVNYKEPTLTSKLRRGDPFTDLCFLNSPIFKQKKDLRRSKKSMKQLQ comes from the exons ATGGCCAAGGAAAGATGCCTGAAGAAGTCCTTTCAAGATAGTCTTGAAGACATAAAGAAGcgaatgaaagagaaaaggaataaaaacttGGCAGAGATTGGCAAACGCAGGTCTTTTATAGCTGCACCATGCCAAATAATCA CCAACACTTCTACGCTGCTGAAAAATTACcaagacaacaacaaaatgttagtTTTAgctttggaaaatgaaaaatccaAAGTGAGAGAAGCCCAAGATATCATCCTACAGCTGAGAAAAGAATGTTACTATCTCACATGGCAGCTATATGCATTGAAAGGAAAACTTACATCACAACAAACAGAAGAACCTGCTCAG AACCAGGAAATATGTTCCTCTGGAATGGACCCCAATAGCGATGACAACTCCAGAAATTTATTTGTGAAGGATTTACC GCAAATTCCTCTTGAAGAAACTGAACTTCCAGGACAAGGAGAGTTATTTCAAATAGAAG atCAGATACCTACTATTCCTCAAGAAACACTGGGATTTGATTTTGATTCAGGTGAAGCTAAGTCCACTGATAATGTCTTACCTAGAACTGTATCTGTCCGTAGCAGTTTAAAGAAACATTGTAACAGTGTATGTCAGTTTGATAGCTTGGATGATTTTGAAACCAGTCATTTGGCGGGGAAGTCTTTTGAATTCGAAAGAGTTGGATTTTTAGACCCACTAGTAAACATGCCTGAAAATGTACAATACAATGTTTGTCAATGGAGCAAGGACCAAGCTAACTTATCGCTTTCAAAGCTGATTCATCCAGGAACATTTACtaaaacaaaagaagacattttagaATCTAAATCTGAACAAACTAAAAGTAAGCAAAGAGatacacaagaaagaaaaagagaagagaaaagaaaagctaacaGGAGAAAATCAAAACCTATGTCaaaatataaagagaataaaagtgaaaataaaagaactgtttccaaaaagaaaatgcacaaatCTGTCAGTTCCAATGATGCTTACAATTTTAATTTGGAAGAGGGTGTTCATCTTACTCCTTTCCGACAAAAAATGAGCAATGACtctaatagagaagaaaacaatgagTCTGAAGTGAGCCTCTGTGAATCAAGTGGTTCAGGAGATGATTCCGATGACCTCTATTTGCCCACTTGCAAGTACATTCTGAATCCCACCAGCGATTCAGGTACAAGACCAGTCACCAGGCCTCTAGCTAAAAGAGGACTGAAATATACAGATGAAAAAGAGACGGAGGGTTCTAAGCCAACAAAAACTCCTACTA gtACACCACCTGAAACTCACCAGTCACCTCATCTTAAACTGAAGGATATCACCAATGTCTCCTTGTATCCTGTTGTGAAAATCGGAAggctttctctttctccaaaaaagaataaagaaagcccAGCAGTGGCTCTGCCTAAACGTAGGTGCACAGTCAGCGTGAACTATAAGGAGCCCACCCTCACTTC GAAACTGAGAAGAGGGGACCCTTTTACAGATTTGTGCTTTTTGAATTCTCCTATTTTCAAGCAGAAAAAGGATTTGAGACGTTCTAAAAAAAGTATGAAACAATTACAATGA